A genomic window from Streptomyces sp. HUAS YS2 includes:
- the acs gene encoding acetate--CoA ligase, with translation MSNESLANLLKEERRFTPPAELAAHANVTAAAYEQAATDRLGFWAEQARRLTWATEPTETLDWTNPPFAKWFADGTLNVAYNCVDRHVEAGNGDRVAIHFEGEPGDSRAITYAELKDEVSKAANALTELGITKGDRVAIYLPMIPEAVVSMLACARIGAAHSVVFGGFSADAIATRIEDADAKLVITADGGYRRGKPSALKPAVDEALARVDRVNNVLVVRRTGQEVAWTEGRDVWWDELVGRQSAEHTPEAFEAEQPLFILYTSGTTGKPKGILHTSGGYLTQAAYTHHAVFDLKPETDVYWCTADIGWVTGHSYITYGPLANGATQVMYEGTPDTPHQGRFWEIVQKYGVTILYTAPTAIRTFMKWGDDIPAKFDLSSLRVLGSVGEPINPEAWVWYREHIGANRTPIVDTWWQTETGAMMISPLPGVTETKPGSAQRPLPGISATVVDDEANEVPNGGGGYLVLTEPWPSMLRTIWGDDQRFLDTYWSRFEGKYFAGDGAKRDEDGDIWLLGRVDDVMLVSGHNISTTEVESALVSHPAVAEAAVVGAADETTGQAIVAFVILRGTASEDENLVAELRNHVGTTLGPIAKPKRVLPVAELPKTRSGKIMRRLLRDVAENRELGDVTTLTDSSVMDLIQTKLPAAPSED, from the coding sequence GTGAGCAACGAGAGCCTGGCCAACCTGCTCAAGGAAGAACGGCGCTTCACGCCGCCGGCCGAGCTGGCCGCGCACGCGAACGTGACGGCGGCGGCGTACGAGCAGGCTGCGACGGACAGGCTTGGCTTCTGGGCCGAGCAGGCGAGGCGGCTCACCTGGGCCACCGAACCGACCGAGACCCTCGACTGGACGAACCCGCCGTTCGCGAAGTGGTTCGCCGACGGGACGCTGAACGTCGCGTACAACTGCGTCGACCGGCACGTCGAGGCCGGGAACGGCGACCGGGTCGCCATCCACTTCGAGGGCGAGCCGGGCGACAGCCGCGCCATCACCTACGCCGAGCTGAAGGACGAGGTCTCCAAGGCCGCCAACGCCCTCACCGAGCTCGGCATCACCAAGGGCGACCGCGTCGCCATCTACCTGCCGATGATCCCGGAGGCCGTCGTCTCGATGCTGGCCTGCGCCCGCATCGGCGCCGCGCACTCCGTGGTCTTCGGCGGCTTCTCCGCCGACGCCATCGCCACCCGTATCGAGGACGCCGACGCCAAGCTCGTCATCACCGCCGACGGCGGCTACCGCCGCGGCAAGCCCTCGGCGCTCAAGCCCGCCGTCGACGAGGCCCTCGCCCGCGTGGACCGGGTGAACAACGTGCTCGTCGTCCGCCGCACCGGCCAGGAGGTCGCCTGGACCGAGGGTCGCGACGTCTGGTGGGACGAGCTCGTGGGCCGCCAGTCCGCCGAGCACACCCCCGAGGCCTTCGAGGCGGAGCAGCCGCTCTTCATCCTCTACACCTCCGGTACGACCGGGAAGCCGAAGGGCATCCTGCACACCTCGGGCGGCTACCTCACCCAGGCGGCGTACACCCACCACGCGGTCTTCGACCTCAAGCCGGAGACCGACGTCTACTGGTGCACCGCCGACATCGGCTGGGTGACCGGCCACTCGTACATCACGTACGGACCGCTGGCCAACGGCGCGACGCAGGTCATGTACGAGGGCACCCCGGACACGCCGCACCAGGGCCGGTTCTGGGAGATCGTCCAGAAGTACGGCGTCACGATCCTCTACACCGCGCCGACCGCGATCCGCACGTTCATGAAGTGGGGCGACGACATCCCCGCCAAGTTCGACCTGTCCAGCCTGCGCGTGCTGGGCTCGGTCGGCGAGCCGATCAACCCCGAGGCGTGGGTCTGGTACCGCGAGCACATCGGCGCCAACAGGACGCCGATCGTCGACACCTGGTGGCAGACCGAGACCGGCGCGATGATGATCTCGCCGCTGCCGGGCGTCACCGAGACCAAGCCGGGCTCCGCCCAGCGCCCGCTGCCGGGCATCTCCGCCACCGTCGTCGACGACGAGGCCAACGAGGTGCCGAACGGCGGCGGCGGTTACCTGGTGCTCACCGAGCCGTGGCCGTCGATGCTCCGCACCATCTGGGGCGACGACCAGCGCTTCCTCGACACGTACTGGTCCCGCTTCGAGGGCAAGTACTTCGCCGGCGACGGCGCGAAGAGGGACGAGGACGGCGACATCTGGCTGCTCGGCCGGGTCGACGACGTCATGCTCGTCTCGGGGCACAACATCTCCACCACCGAGGTCGAGTCGGCGCTCGTCTCCCACCCGGCCGTCGCCGAGGCGGCGGTGGTCGGCGCGGCCGACGAGACCACCGGCCAGGCGATCGTGGCCTTCGTGATCCTGCGCGGCACCGCCAGCGAGGACGAGAACCTGGTCGCGGAGCTGCGCAACCACGTCGGCACGACGCTCGGCCCGATCGCCAAGCCGAAGCGGGTGCTGCCCGTCGCGGAGCTGCCGAAGACCCGCTCGGGCAAGATCATGCGGCGCCTGCTGCGCGACGTCGCGGAGAACCGCGAGCTCGGCGACGTCACGACGCTGACCGACTCGTCGGTGATGGACCTGATCCAGACCAAGCTGCCGGCCGCACCCAGCGAGGACTGA
- the nhaA gene encoding Na+/H+ antiporter NhaA: MAAPTPTRRKVLGRLSLPERRFVADALRTETVGGVLLLIAAIIALIWANTPLSDSYTTVRDFHIGPAALGLDLSIQHWAADGLLAIFFFVAGIELKRELVAGELRDPRAAALPVIAAVCGMAVPALVYTLVNTVGDGSLDGWAVPTATDIAFALAVLAVIGTSLPSALRAFLLTLAVVDDLFAILIIAIFFTDDLDFLALGGAFAGLVVFWVLLRVGVRGWYVYVPLALVIWGLMYNSGVHATIAGVAMGLMLRCTRRDGEEQSPGEHIEHLVRPVSAGIAVPLFALFSAGVSVSGKSLGDVFTQPVTLGVVLGLVVGKAVGIFGGTWLTARFTRAELNEDLSWPDVFAVASLAGIGFTVSLLIGELAFADDTALTEEVKAAVLVGSLIAAICATVLLKLRVRKYQALLTEEERDEDEDGIPDMYEQDNPEYHLRMAAIYERKAAEHRAKAELAGASRDDADSPA; this comes from the coding sequence GTGGCCGCGCCCACCCCCACCCGCCGCAAAGTACTCGGACGTCTCTCCCTGCCCGAGCGACGGTTCGTGGCGGACGCCCTGCGCACCGAGACGGTCGGCGGCGTACTCCTCCTCATCGCCGCGATCATCGCCCTCATCTGGGCGAACACCCCCCTGAGCGACAGTTACACGACCGTCCGGGACTTCCACATAGGCCCGGCCGCCCTCGGCCTCGACCTGTCGATTCAGCACTGGGCCGCCGACGGCCTGCTCGCGATCTTCTTCTTCGTCGCCGGCATCGAGCTCAAGCGCGAGCTCGTCGCGGGTGAACTGCGCGACCCCAGAGCCGCCGCCCTGCCCGTCATCGCCGCCGTCTGCGGCATGGCCGTCCCCGCGCTCGTCTACACGCTGGTCAACACGGTCGGCGACGGCTCCCTCGACGGCTGGGCCGTGCCCACCGCCACCGACATCGCCTTCGCGCTCGCCGTGCTGGCCGTCATCGGCACCTCGCTGCCGTCCGCGCTGCGCGCCTTCCTGCTGACGCTCGCCGTCGTCGACGACCTGTTCGCGATCCTGATCATCGCGATCTTCTTCACGGACGACCTGGACTTCCTGGCCCTGGGCGGCGCGTTCGCCGGCCTCGTCGTCTTCTGGGTGCTGCTCCGCGTGGGCGTCCGCGGCTGGTACGTGTACGTCCCACTCGCCCTGGTCATCTGGGGCCTGATGTACAACAGCGGCGTCCACGCCACCATCGCGGGCGTCGCCATGGGCCTGATGCTCCGCTGCACCAGGCGCGACGGTGAGGAGCAGTCCCCCGGCGAGCACATCGAGCACCTGGTCCGACCGGTGTCCGCCGGCATCGCGGTGCCGCTGTTCGCGCTGTTCTCCGCGGGCGTCAGCGTCTCCGGGAAGTCGCTCGGCGACGTGTTCACCCAGCCGGTCACGCTCGGCGTCGTCCTCGGCCTGGTCGTCGGCAAGGCGGTCGGCATCTTCGGCGGCACCTGGCTGACGGCCCGGTTCACCCGTGCGGAGCTGAACGAGGACCTCTCCTGGCCGGACGTCTTCGCCGTCGCGTCCCTCGCCGGCATCGGCTTCACCGTCTCGCTCCTCATCGGCGAGCTGGCCTTCGCCGACGACACCGCGCTGACCGAGGAGGTCAAGGCGGCGGTACTGGTCGGCTCGCTGATCGCCGCCATCTGCGCCACCGTGCTGCTCAAACTCAGGGTCCGGAAGTACCAGGCGCTCCTCACCGAGGAGGAGCGCGACGAGGACGAGGACGGCATCCCGGACATGTACGAGCAGGACAACCCTGAGTACCACCTGAGGATGGCGGCGATCTACGAGAGGAAGGCCGCCGAGCACCGCGCCAAGGCCGAACTGGCGGGGGCATCGCGCGATGACGCCGACAGTCCGGCATGA
- a CDS encoding phage holin family protein has product MSEPFDGTERSLGQLVASATAEMSALVHDEIALAKAEIRQDVKRGVMGGAAGIGAATVLLFSLPMLSFALAYGINTWTGGHNGNGGWNLAWCFLLSFAANVLLAGLLGFVAYLKFRKVKPPEKSIASAKQTAAVLQGVKPHPRPVQDKSVVVARSSA; this is encoded by the coding sequence ATGAGCGAGCCGTTCGACGGCACCGAGCGCAGCCTCGGCCAGTTGGTCGCCTCGGCGACCGCCGAGATGTCCGCACTGGTGCACGACGAGATCGCCCTGGCGAAGGCCGAGATCCGCCAGGACGTCAAGCGGGGTGTGATGGGCGGTGCGGCCGGGATCGGCGCGGCCACCGTGCTCCTCTTCTCGCTGCCGATGCTGAGTTTCGCACTCGCGTACGGCATCAACACCTGGACCGGCGGGCACAACGGCAACGGCGGCTGGAACCTCGCCTGGTGCTTCCTGCTGTCCTTCGCGGCGAACGTGCTGCTCGCGGGCCTGCTGGGCTTCGTGGCGTACCTCAAGTTCCGCAAGGTCAAGCCGCCGGAGAAGTCCATCGCCTCGGCCAAGCAGACGGCAGCCGTACTCCAGGGCGTCAAGCCGCATCCGCGTCCGGTTCAGGACAAGTCCGTCGTTGTGGCACGCTCGTCTGCATGA
- a CDS encoding alpha/beta fold hydrolase: MTVPESSSANGGSPVRIDGPWTHRDVAANGARFHIAEMGDGPLVLLLHGFPQFWWTWRHQLPALADAGFRAVAMDLRGVGGSDRTPRGYDPANLALDITGVVRSLGEPDAALVGHDLGGYLAWTAAVMRPKLVRRLAVSSMPHPRRWRSAMLSDFAQSRAGSYVWGFQRPWVPERQLVADDAALVGRLIHDWSGPRIPDGDAIEVYRRAMRIPSTAHCSIEPFRWMVRSMARPDGIQFNRRMKRPVRVPTLHLHGSMDPAMRTRSAAGSGEYVEAPYRWRLFDGLGHFPHEEDPVAFSSELINWLKDPEPDR, encoded by the coding sequence ATGACCGTCCCAGAGAGCAGCAGCGCCAACGGCGGAAGCCCGGTCCGCATCGACGGGCCGTGGACCCATCGCGACGTGGCCGCCAACGGGGCGCGCTTCCACATCGCCGAGATGGGCGACGGGCCGTTGGTCCTGCTGCTCCACGGCTTCCCGCAGTTCTGGTGGACCTGGCGGCACCAGCTGCCGGCGCTCGCCGACGCGGGGTTCCGCGCCGTGGCGATGGACCTGCGCGGCGTGGGCGGCAGCGACCGTACGCCGCGCGGTTACGACCCGGCGAACCTCGCGCTGGACATCACCGGCGTGGTCCGCTCGCTCGGCGAGCCGGACGCGGCGCTGGTCGGGCACGACCTGGGCGGGTACCTGGCGTGGACCGCGGCCGTGATGCGCCCGAAGCTGGTGCGGCGGCTCGCGGTCTCCTCCATGCCGCACCCGCGGCGCTGGCGGTCGGCGATGCTCTCCGACTTCGCCCAGTCGCGGGCGGGTTCGTACGTGTGGGGCTTCCAGCGGCCGTGGGTGCCGGAGCGTCAGCTCGTCGCGGACGACGCGGCGCTGGTGGGCCGGCTGATCCACGACTGGTCCGGGCCGCGGATCCCGGACGGGGACGCGATCGAGGTGTACCGGCGGGCGATGCGCATCCCGTCGACGGCGCACTGCTCGATCGAGCCGTTCCGGTGGATGGTGCGGTCGATGGCCCGGCCGGACGGCATCCAGTTCAACCGGCGCATGAAGCGCCCCGTCCGGGTGCCGACCCTGCACCTGCACGGCTCGATGGACCCGGCGATGCGCACGCGCAGCGCGGCGGGCTCGGGCGAGTACGTGGAGGCCCCCTACCGCTGGCGCCTGTTCGACGGCCTCGGCCACTTCCCTCACGAGGAGGACCCGGTGGCGTTCTCGTCGGAGCTCATCAACTGGCTCAAGGACCCCGAACCGGACCGTTGA
- a CDS encoding MarP family serine protease has translation MNVLDILLLLAAVWFAIVGYRQGFVVGILSVIGFLGGGLVAVYVLPLLWEWLTDGSEVSTTAVVVFVIVVIVCASVGQAFTTHLGNKLRRYITWSPARALDATGGALVNVVAMLLVAWLIGSALAGTSLPTLGKEVRTSKVLLGVSRVMPAQASTWFTDFSSVLAQNGFPQVFSPFANEPITEVRAPDPALANSPVAARAQRSIVKVVGTAPSCGKVLEGTGFVFAPRRVMTNAHVVGGVDEPTVQIGGEGRLYDAKVVLYDWQRDIAILDVPDLDAPPLRFTAEDARSGDNAIVAGFPENGSYDVRSARVRGRINANGPDIYHRGEVRRDVYSLYATVRQGNSGGPLLTADGRVYGVIFARSLDDANTGYALTADEIREDIERGAVANQQVDSQGCAL, from the coding sequence GTGAATGTGCTGGACATCCTGCTGCTGCTCGCCGCCGTGTGGTTCGCGATCGTCGGCTACCGCCAGGGCTTCGTCGTCGGCATCCTGTCGGTGATCGGCTTCCTCGGCGGTGGCCTCGTCGCCGTCTACGTGCTGCCGCTGCTCTGGGAATGGCTGACCGACGGCTCCGAGGTGTCGACGACGGCGGTGGTCGTCTTCGTCATCGTGGTGATCGTCTGCGCGTCCGTCGGCCAGGCGTTCACCACCCACCTCGGGAACAAGCTGCGCCGGTACATCACGTGGTCGCCGGCCCGCGCCCTGGACGCCACCGGCGGCGCGCTGGTGAACGTCGTCGCGATGCTGCTGGTGGCCTGGCTGATCGGCTCCGCCCTCGCCGGAACGTCCCTGCCGACGCTCGGCAAGGAGGTCCGCACGTCGAAGGTGCTGCTCGGGGTGTCCCGCGTGATGCCGGCTCAGGCGTCCACCTGGTTCACCGACTTCTCCTCCGTCCTCGCGCAGAACGGCTTCCCGCAGGTCTTCAGCCCGTTCGCGAACGAGCCCATCACGGAGGTCCGGGCGCCCGATCCGGCCCTGGCGAACAGCCCGGTGGCCGCGCGCGCCCAGCGGTCCATCGTGAAGGTCGTCGGCACCGCGCCGAGCTGCGGCAAGGTCCTCGAAGGCACCGGCTTCGTCTTCGCCCCGCGCCGTGTGATGACCAACGCGCACGTCGTGGGCGGCGTCGACGAGCCGACCGTGCAGATCGGCGGCGAGGGCCGGCTCTACGACGCCAAGGTCGTCCTGTACGACTGGCAGCGCGACATCGCGATCCTGGACGTGCCGGACCTCGACGCCCCCCCGCTGCGGTTCACCGCCGAGGACGCCCGCAGCGGCGACAACGCCATCGTCGCGGGCTTCCCGGAGAACGGCTCGTACGACGTCCGCTCGGCGCGCGTGCGCGGCCGCATCAACGCCAACGGCCCGGACATCTACCACCGGGGCGAGGTGCGCCGTGACGTGTACTCGCTGTACGCGACGGTCCGTCAGGGCAACTCCGGCGGCCCGCTCCTCACCGCGGACGGCAGGGTGTACGGCGTGATCTTCGCGCGGTCCCTCGACGACGCGAACACCGGGTACGCCCTGACGGCGGACGAGATCCGCGAGGACATCGAGCGCGGTGCGGTGGCGAACCAGCAGGTCGACAGCCAAGGCTGCGCCCTGTAG
- a CDS encoding NUDIX hydrolase, with the protein MTRAGETETYDGRTESGTDGGIVVSGEGLPDWLEPVERAARTVEPEQLSRFLPPESGSGRQSAVLILFGEGERGPELLLMERSGNLRSHAGQPSFPGGALDPEDGDPENGGLLRAALREAEEETGLDPAGVQIFGVLPRLYIPVSHFVVTPVLGWWRTPTPVGVVDPAETARVFTVPVADLTDPANRAMSVHPSGHQGPAFLVASALVWGFTAGVIDRILHFAGWERPWDRSKQVPLNWRS; encoded by the coding sequence ATGACACGCGCCGGAGAGACAGAGACGTACGACGGCAGGACCGAGAGCGGCACGGACGGCGGGATCGTCGTGTCGGGAGAGGGGCTGCCCGACTGGCTGGAGCCGGTCGAGCGGGCCGCGCGCACGGTCGAGCCCGAGCAGCTCAGCCGGTTCCTGCCGCCCGAGAGCGGCTCCGGCCGCCAGTCCGCGGTGCTGATCCTGTTCGGAGAGGGCGAGCGCGGGCCCGAGCTGCTGCTCATGGAACGCTCCGGCAACCTGCGCTCGCACGCCGGCCAGCCGTCCTTCCCGGGCGGCGCCCTCGACCCGGAGGACGGCGATCCGGAGAACGGCGGGCTGCTGCGCGCCGCGCTCCGCGAGGCCGAGGAGGAAACCGGTCTCGACCCCGCCGGCGTCCAGATCTTCGGGGTGCTGCCCCGGCTCTACATTCCGGTGAGTCATTTCGTCGTCACCCCCGTACTCGGCTGGTGGCGGACTCCGACGCCGGTCGGCGTGGTGGACCCCGCGGAGACCGCCCGGGTCTTCACGGTTCCCGTGGCGGATCTCACGGACCCGGCCAACCGCGCCATGTCCGTCCACCCGAGCGGCCACCAGGGCCCCGCGTTCCTGGTCGCATCGGCTCTGGTCTGGGGTTTCACCGCGGGAGTGATCGACCGGATCCTGCACTTCGCGGGGTGGGAGCGACCGTGGGACCGGTCGAAGCAGGTCCCACTGAACTGGCGCTCATGA
- the nth gene encoding endonuclease III: MAESNVTTAKPKKAAVKPAVKPAKPAKPESRLAMVRRARRINRELAEVYPYAHPELDFRNPFELLVATVLSAQTTDLRVNQTTPALFAKYPTPEDLAGANPEEVEELIRPTGFFRAKTKSIMGLATALRDDFGGEVPGRLDDLVKLPGVGRKTAFVVLGNAFGVPGITVDTHFMRLARRWKWTTSDDPVKIEAEVATIFPKSDWTMLSHRVIFHGRRICHARKPACGACPITHLCPSYGEGETDPEKAKKLLKYEKGGYPGQRLNPPPDYPGLPAPPLGAA, translated from the coding sequence ATGGCAGAGAGCAACGTCACGACGGCGAAGCCGAAGAAGGCGGCCGTGAAGCCGGCCGTGAAGCCGGCCAAGCCGGCCAAGCCCGAGTCGCGGCTCGCGATGGTGCGCCGGGCGCGCCGGATCAACCGGGAGCTCGCGGAGGTGTATCCGTACGCGCACCCCGAGCTGGACTTCCGCAACCCCTTCGAGCTGCTCGTCGCCACCGTGCTCTCCGCCCAGACCACCGACCTCCGGGTCAATCAGACGACGCCCGCGCTCTTCGCGAAGTACCCGACGCCCGAGGACCTCGCCGGGGCGAACCCCGAGGAGGTCGAGGAGCTGATCCGGCCGACGGGGTTCTTCCGGGCCAAGACCAAGTCGATCATGGGGCTCGCCACCGCCCTCCGGGACGACTTCGGCGGCGAGGTCCCCGGCCGCCTCGACGACCTGGTCAAACTCCCCGGAGTGGGCCGCAAGACCGCCTTCGTCGTCCTCGGCAACGCCTTCGGCGTCCCCGGCATCACGGTCGACACCCACTTCATGCGGCTGGCCCGGCGCTGGAAGTGGACCACGTCGGACGACCCGGTCAAGATCGAGGCCGAGGTCGCCACGATCTTCCCCAAGAGCGACTGGACGATGCTCTCGCACCGGGTGATCTTCCACGGCCGCCGCATCTGCCACGCCCGCAAGCCGGCCTGCGGCGCCTGCCCGATCACGCACCTCTGCCCCTCCTACGGAGAGGGCGAGACGGACCCGGAGAAGGCGAAGAAGCTGCTGAAGTACGAGAAGGGCGGCTACCCCGGCCAGCGGCTGAACCCGCCGCCGGACTACCCGGGCCTGCCGGCACCCCCGCTGGGCGCCGCGTGA
- a CDS encoding Crp/Fnr family transcriptional regulator — MDDVLRRAPLFAALDDEQAAELRASMSEATLARGDALFHEGDPGDRLYVVTEGKVKLHRTSPDGRENMLAVLGPGELIGELSLFDPGPRTATATALTEVKLLGLGHGDLQPWLNARPEVATALLRAVARRLRKTNDQMSDLVFSDVPGRVARALLDLSRRFGVQSEEGIHVVHDLTQEELAQLVGASRETVNKALADFAQRGWLRLEARAVILLDVERLAKRSR, encoded by the coding sequence GTGGACGACGTTCTGCGGCGCGCCCCGCTCTTCGCGGCGCTCGATGACGAGCAGGCCGCTGAGCTGCGCGCCTCGATGAGTGAGGCGACGCTCGCCCGTGGCGACGCGCTCTTCCACGAGGGCGACCCCGGCGACCGCCTGTACGTGGTCACCGAGGGCAAGGTGAAGCTCCACCGCACCTCCCCCGACGGCCGCGAGAACATGCTGGCCGTCCTCGGCCCCGGCGAGCTCATCGGCGAGCTGTCCCTCTTCGACCCGGGCCCGCGCACCGCGACCGCGACCGCGCTGACCGAGGTCAAGCTGCTGGGCCTGGGCCACGGCGACCTCCAGCCCTGGCTGAACGCGCGGCCCGAGGTGGCCACGGCCCTGCTGCGCGCCGTCGCCCGCCGCCTGCGCAAGACCAACGACCAGATGTCCGACCTGGTCTTCTCCGACGTGCCGGGCCGTGTCGCCCGCGCGCTCCTCGACCTGTCGCGCCGCTTCGGCGTGCAGTCGGAAGAGGGCATCCACGTCGTGCACGACCTCACCCAGGAGGAGTTGGCGCAGCTGGTCGGCGCCTCCCGCGAGACGGTCAACAAGGCCCTGGCGGACTTCGCCCAGCGCGGCTGGCTCCGCCTGGAGGCCCGCGCGGTGATCCTGCTGGACGTGGAGCGCCTCGCGAAGCGCTCGCGCTGA
- a CDS encoding prohibitin family protein — protein sequence MFVISILLLIAAVVLFFVGRGNDSRGLKLGSLGALLAGLFTLIGSMLYVISAYEVGVPVAFGKVGSPMRSGMHFKSPFTDVTTFSTRPVDLNLSDKDVVEVRSSQGGVMYAEVTVKWAVTPAKAVELYKLAGTEDAIQQRLVYPDSREIVRNVFARYSSEQGYASDREKINAEIADLIKERLAPRGIAVTTVNLRNVKPSDRLQDQIDSKIQQQQATERATEAARTAKAESDRRRIEAEGIARANKILSDSLTDKVLMNQCIEAYKEAAAKNPVYAVPCGGGSGNPLIVDTKK from the coding sequence GTGTTCGTCATATCCATCCTGTTGCTGATCGCCGCAGTGGTGCTGTTCTTCGTGGGCCGCGGCAACGACAGCCGCGGCCTGAAGCTCGGTTCGCTCGGCGCCCTGCTCGCCGGCCTGTTCACGCTGATCGGCAGCATGCTGTACGTCATCAGCGCGTACGAGGTGGGTGTCCCGGTCGCCTTCGGCAAGGTCGGCTCGCCGATGCGGTCGGGCATGCACTTCAAGTCGCCGTTCACCGACGTCACGACCTTCTCGACGCGCCCCGTCGACCTCAACCTCTCCGACAAGGACGTGGTCGAGGTCCGCTCCTCGCAGGGCGGCGTGATGTACGCCGAGGTGACCGTGAAGTGGGCCGTGACGCCGGCCAAGGCGGTCGAGCTGTACAAGCTCGCGGGCACCGAGGACGCCATCCAGCAGCGCCTGGTCTACCCCGACAGCCGTGAGATCGTCCGCAACGTCTTCGCCCGCTACTCCAGCGAGCAGGGCTACGCGAGCGACCGCGAGAAGATCAACGCCGAGATCGCCGACCTGATCAAGGAGCGCCTGGCGCCCCGCGGGATCGCCGTCACCACGGTGAACCTGCGCAACGTGAAGCCGTCGGACCGGCTGCAGGACCAGATCGACAGCAAGATCCAGCAGCAGCAGGCCACCGAGCGCGCCACCGAGGCCGCCCGTACGGCCAAGGCCGAGTCGGACCGCCGCCGGATCGAGGCGGAGGGCATCGCCCGCGCCAACAAGATCCTCAGCGACTCCCTGACCGACAAGGTCCTGATGAACCAGTGCATCGAGGCGTACAAGGAGGCCGCGGCGAAGAACCCGGTGTACGCGGTGCCTTGTGGCGGCGGCAGCGGCAACCCGCTGATCGTGGACACGAAGAAGTAG
- a CDS encoding MBL fold metallo-hydrolase, protein MTDAAALPGQPRDAVVSGPATARAVNVLAPNPSVMTLDGTNTWIVSEPDSDLAVVIDPGPLDEAHLGRVIRTAEELGKRIALTLLTHGHPDHAEGAGRFAELTRTHVRALDPALRLGDEGLGAGDVITLGGLELRVVPTPGHTSDSLSFHLPADRAVLTGDTILGRGTTIVAHPDGRLGEYLDSLRRLRSLTVDDGVHTVLPGHGPVLEDAQGAVEFYLAHRAGRLAQVETAVENGHTTAAEVVAHVYADVDRSLWPAAELSVRAQLEYLREHGLI, encoded by the coding sequence ATGACGGACGCGGCCGCCCTGCCGGGCCAACCCCGGGACGCCGTGGTCTCCGGGCCCGCGACCGCCCGCGCGGTCAACGTCCTGGCCCCGAACCCGTCCGTGATGACCCTGGACGGGACGAACACCTGGATCGTCTCCGAGCCGGACTCGGACCTCGCGGTCGTGATCGACCCGGGTCCGCTGGACGAGGCCCATCTGGGCCGGGTGATCCGTACGGCCGAGGAGCTCGGCAAGCGGATCGCGCTCACCCTGCTCACGCACGGCCATCCGGACCACGCGGAGGGAGCGGGCCGGTTCGCGGAGCTGACGCGGACTCACGTACGGGCACTGGACCCGGCCCTGCGTCTGGGCGACGAGGGCCTCGGCGCGGGCGACGTGATCACGCTCGGCGGTCTTGAGCTCCGGGTCGTACCCACCCCGGGCCACACCTCGGACTCGCTCAGCTTCCATCTGCCCGCCGACCGGGCGGTGCTGACGGGGGACACGATCCTCGGGCGCGGCACGACGATAGTGGCCCATCCGGACGGCCGGCTCGGCGAGTATCTCGACTCGCTGCGCCGGCTGCGCTCCCTCACCGTCGACGACGGTGTGCACACGGTCCTGCCGGGGCACGGGCCGGTCCTGGAGGACGCGCAGGGGGCCGTCGAGTTCTATCTGGCGCACCGGGCCGGCCGGCTCGCCCAGGTGGAGACGGCGGTCGAGAACGGCCACACCACCGCGGCGGAGGTGGTGGCCCATGTGTACGCGGACGTCGACCGCTCGCTGTGGCCGGCGGCGGAGCTGTCGGTACGGGCGCAGCTGGAGTACCTGCGGGAGCACGGCCTGATCTGA